A genomic segment from uncultured Alistipes sp. encodes:
- the folK gene encoding 2-amino-4-hydroxy-6-hydroxymethyldihydropteridine diphosphokinase encodes MARVVLLLGGNQGDVKRTLQTAQQLINSRVGAVLRCSHRYESEPWGFRSPDRFSNQALEVSTDLTPHEVLDACQAIERDLGRNRAAEAIEKASSGAPYGSRPIDIDVIFYDDLVLSDERLTLPHPHLGEREFALVPLNEIVRRYRHPATGLTVGEMLEALRKE; translated from the coding sequence ATGGCACGAGTGGTATTGTTATTGGGAGGGAATCAGGGCGATGTGAAACGGACGCTCCAGACGGCACAACAGTTGATCAATTCGCGGGTTGGTGCGGTTTTGCGGTGCTCGCACCGTTACGAGAGCGAACCGTGGGGTTTCCGGAGCCCGGACCGTTTTTCGAACCAGGCGCTGGAGGTCTCGACGGACCTGACGCCGCACGAGGTGCTGGACGCCTGCCAGGCGATCGAGCGGGATCTGGGGCGCAACCGGGCCGCGGAGGCGATCGAGAAGGCGTCGTCGGGAGCGCCCTACGGCTCCCGGCCGATCGACATCGACGTGATTTTCTACGACGATCTGGTTCTTTCAGACGAGCGTCTGACGCTTCCGCACCCGCATCTTGGCGAGCGGGAGTTCGCGCTGGTGCCGTTGAACGAGATCGTGCGCCGTTACCGTCATCCGGCGACGGGCCTGACGGTCGGGGAGATGCTGGAGGCGTTGCGCAAGGAGTAA